From a single Mobula birostris isolate sMobBir1 chromosome 13, sMobBir1.hap1, whole genome shotgun sequence genomic region:
- the LOC140208164 gene encoding alpha-2-macroglobulin-like, which yields MLREVYEITRVTGRADSRDALVLIPSQIQVGIQEKICLLQPAGEGSGSLRVTLHHAPTNTTVEKETAGLVGHHGCVEFTVPDIELTNEQDSVAEVTVTGSGLSEAVNVTKKVLLRKTQSLTFVQTDKPVYKPGQTVRFRVVSLTQDFLPADEEYPLITLWDPQQNRIGERG from the exons ATGCTGAGGGAGGTTTATGAGATTACgagggtcacggggagagcagaCAGCCG TGATGCCCTGGTTCTAATCCCGTCGCAGATACAGGTCGGCATCCAGGAGAAGATTTGCCTGCTCCAGCCCgcgggggaggggagtgggtcaCTCCGGGTGACCCTGCACCATGCCCCCACCAACACCACTGTGGAGAAAGAGACGGCGGGCCTGGTGGGGCACCACGGGTGCGTGGAGTTCACG GTGCCAGACATTGAGCTGACGAACGAGCAAGATTCGGTGGCTGAGGTCACGGTCACTGGATCGGGTCTGAGCGAAGCAGTGAACGTCACCAAGAAGGTCCTCCTGCGGAAAACGCAGTCCCTGACATTCGTACAGACAGACAAGCCCGTTTACAAACCTGGCCAGACAG TGCGGTTCCGTGTCGTCTCTCTGACGCAGGATTTCTTGCCGGCCGACGAGGAG TACCCGCTGATAACACTCTGG